The Parus major isolate Abel chromosome 5, Parus_major1.1, whole genome shotgun sequence genome contains a region encoding:
- the VASH1 gene encoding tubulinyl-Tyr carboxypeptidase 1 isoform X3 → MWRHVGRIHPEGDRVAQRIRGAADLPKIPIPSVPVFQPSTPIPERLEAVQRYIRELQYNHTGTQFFEIKKSRPLTGLMDLAKEMTKEALPIKCLEAVILGIYLTNNMTTLDRFPISFKSHFSGNYFRHIVLGVNFGGRYGALGISRREELMYKAPVFRTLSELIFDFEEAYRRCWHTLKKVKLGHCVSHDPHSVEQIEWKRSILDLDKLTREDFRKELERHARDMRLKIGKGTGPPSPTKDRKKDVSSPQRGQASPHRRNSRGDRRPSGEKKPADSKAMPDLNGYQIRV, encoded by the exons ATGTGGCGGCATGTGGGCAGGATCCACCCCGAGGGGGACCGGGTGGCGCAGAGGATCCGGGGCGCTGCCGACCTGCCCAAG ATTCCCATACCAAGTGTGCCTGTGTTCCAGCCATCCACCCCCATCCCTGAGCGCCTGGAAGCTGTACAGCGCTACATCAGGGAGCTTCA GTACAATCACACTGGGACACAATTCTTTGAGATTAAGAAGAGCAGACCTCTGACTGG GCTGATGGACCTGGCCAAAGAAATGACCAAAGAGGCCCTGCCAATAAAATGCCTGGAAGCTGTGATCCTGGGAAT TTACCTCACCAACAACATGACCACACTGGACCGTTTCCCCATCAGCTTCAAAAGCCATTTCTCAGGGAACTACTTCCGACACATCGTGCTGGGGGTGAACTTTGGCGGCCGCTACGGGGCACTGGGCATCAGCCGACGTGAGGAACTTATGTACAAAGCACCTGTCTTCCGCACACTGAGCGAACTCATCTTTGACTTCGAGGAGGCGTATCGCCGCTGCTGGCACACTCTGAAAAAGGTGAAGCTGGGCCACTGTGTGTCCCATGACCCACACAGTGTGGAGCAGATTGAGTGGAAGCGCTCCATCCTGGATCTGGACAAGCTAACCCGGGAAGACTTTCGCAAAGAGCTTGAGAGACATGCCCGTGATATGAGGCTGAAG ATTGGGAAAGGAACTGGACCACCATCTCCCACcaaggacagaaagaaagatgTCTCCTCCCCACAAAGAGGTCAGGCCAGCCCCCATCGGCGAAACAGCCGTGGCGACCGACG GCCATCTGGTGAGAAGAAGCCTGCCGATTCCAAAGCCATGCCAGACCTCAATGGGTACCAGATCCGGGTGTGA
- the VASH1 gene encoding tubulinyl-Tyr carboxypeptidase 1 isoform X1, producing MLRKNGPRDCSCRKQSHAPSRSARGCLWGSALAGAPVAPSSSAALLENGLQIPIPSVPVFQPSTPIPERLEAVQRYIRELQYNHTGTQFFEIKKSRPLTGLMDLAKEMTKEALPIKCLEAVILGIYLTNNMTTLDRFPISFKSHFSGNYFRHIVLGVNFGGRYGALGISRREELMYKAPVFRTLSELIFDFEEAYRRCWHTLKKVKLGHCVSHDPHSVEQIEWKRSILDLDKLTREDFRKELERHARDMRLKIGKGTGPPSPTKDRKKDVSSPQRGQASPHRRNSRGDRRPSGEKKPADSKAMPDLNGYQIRV from the exons ATGCTTCGGAAAAACGGGCCCCGGGACTGCTCTTGCCGGAAGCAAAGCCACGCTCCAAGTCGGAGTGCGAGAGGGTGTCTGtggggctctgccctggctggtGCGCCAGTAGCACCCTCTTCTTCTGCGGCCTTGCTGGAAAACGGACTTCAG ATTCCCATACCAAGTGTGCCTGTGTTCCAGCCATCCACCCCCATCCCTGAGCGCCTGGAAGCTGTACAGCGCTACATCAGGGAGCTTCA GTACAATCACACTGGGACACAATTCTTTGAGATTAAGAAGAGCAGACCTCTGACTGG GCTGATGGACCTGGCCAAAGAAATGACCAAAGAGGCCCTGCCAATAAAATGCCTGGAAGCTGTGATCCTGGGAAT TTACCTCACCAACAACATGACCACACTGGACCGTTTCCCCATCAGCTTCAAAAGCCATTTCTCAGGGAACTACTTCCGACACATCGTGCTGGGGGTGAACTTTGGCGGCCGCTACGGGGCACTGGGCATCAGCCGACGTGAGGAACTTATGTACAAAGCACCTGTCTTCCGCACACTGAGCGAACTCATCTTTGACTTCGAGGAGGCGTATCGCCGCTGCTGGCACACTCTGAAAAAGGTGAAGCTGGGCCACTGTGTGTCCCATGACCCACACAGTGTGGAGCAGATTGAGTGGAAGCGCTCCATCCTGGATCTGGACAAGCTAACCCGGGAAGACTTTCGCAAAGAGCTTGAGAGACATGCCCGTGATATGAGGCTGAAG ATTGGGAAAGGAACTGGACCACCATCTCCCACcaaggacagaaagaaagatgTCTCCTCCCCACAAAGAGGTCAGGCCAGCCCCCATCGGCGAAACAGCCGTGGCGACCGACG GCCATCTGGTGAGAAGAAGCCTGCCGATTCCAAAGCCATGCCAGACCTCAATGGGTACCAGATCCGGGTGTGA
- the VASH1 gene encoding tubulinyl-Tyr carboxypeptidase 1 isoform X2 codes for MYMPCKHTLISLRRYRSNSGFSPNSRYNHTGTQFFEIKKSRPLTGLMDLAKEMTKEALPIKCLEAVILGIYLTNNMTTLDRFPISFKSHFSGNYFRHIVLGVNFGGRYGALGISRREELMYKAPVFRTLSELIFDFEEAYRRCWHTLKKVKLGHCVSHDPHSVEQIEWKRSILDLDKLTREDFRKELERHARDMRLKIGKGTGPPSPTKDRKKDVSSPQRGQASPHRRNSRGDRRPSGEKKPADSKAMPDLNGYQIRV; via the exons ATGTATATGCCATGCAAACACACTCTAATCTCACTGAGGAGATACAGATCTAACTCTGGCTTCAGCCCTAATTCAAG GTACAATCACACTGGGACACAATTCTTTGAGATTAAGAAGAGCAGACCTCTGACTGG GCTGATGGACCTGGCCAAAGAAATGACCAAAGAGGCCCTGCCAATAAAATGCCTGGAAGCTGTGATCCTGGGAAT TTACCTCACCAACAACATGACCACACTGGACCGTTTCCCCATCAGCTTCAAAAGCCATTTCTCAGGGAACTACTTCCGACACATCGTGCTGGGGGTGAACTTTGGCGGCCGCTACGGGGCACTGGGCATCAGCCGACGTGAGGAACTTATGTACAAAGCACCTGTCTTCCGCACACTGAGCGAACTCATCTTTGACTTCGAGGAGGCGTATCGCCGCTGCTGGCACACTCTGAAAAAGGTGAAGCTGGGCCACTGTGTGTCCCATGACCCACACAGTGTGGAGCAGATTGAGTGGAAGCGCTCCATCCTGGATCTGGACAAGCTAACCCGGGAAGACTTTCGCAAAGAGCTTGAGAGACATGCCCGTGATATGAGGCTGAAG ATTGGGAAAGGAACTGGACCACCATCTCCCACcaaggacagaaagaaagatgTCTCCTCCCCACAAAGAGGTCAGGCCAGCCCCCATCGGCGAAACAGCCGTGGCGACCGACG GCCATCTGGTGAGAAGAAGCCTGCCGATTCCAAAGCCATGCCAGACCTCAATGGGTACCAGATCCGGGTGTGA